AAGATAAGTTCCTAACAATTAATTATTTTATTGAATTATATTCACCAAGGTGAGATTTATAATTCTATTAGTTGGGCTTTTTTATTACTATTATGGGATAATATTCTTTTTTCGTTTGTAAAAATAAAAATAAGTTTATGATTTCTACTGCCAATATTACTATGCAGTTTGGTGAAAAACCTTTATTTGAAAATATTTCTATTAAATTTCAGGACGGTAATCGTTATGGTTTAATTGGTGCGAATGGCTGCGGTAAATCAACTTTTATGAGAATCTTAACAGGTGAACTTATTCCTAGTAATGGCACAGTTCATATTAGCGATGGAGAGCGTTTAGGTATTCTTCGCCAGGATCAATTTTCTTTTGAAAATTTTAGCGTAATTGATACTGTGATTATGGGACATCATGAGCTATGGATAATTAAAAAAGAAAGAGATAGAATTTATGCCCTACCTGAAATGAGCGAAGAGGATGGTATAAAGGTTGCAGAGCTTGAAATGAAATTTTCAGAAATGGATGGTTATATGGCTGAATCTTCTGCTAGTGAATTATTATTAGGTTTAGATTTTCCAGAAGAGCAACATTATGGTTTAATGAATAAAATTGCACCAGGTTGGAAATTACGTATTTTATTAGCTCAAGCATTATTTTTAGATCCAGATATTTTATTACTTGATGAACCTACAAATAATTTAGATATTGACTCAATCCGTTGGTTAGAAGATGTGTTAAAGGAACGAAAGGCAACAATGATAATTATCTCTCATGATAGACATTTTTTAAATGGTGTATGTACACATATGTCTGATTTAGACTATGGTGCACTTAGTACCTTTCCTGGCAATTACGATCATTTTATGATTGCGTCAACTGCTATTCAAGAAAAAATGCAAGCTGACAATGCTAAAAAAGAAGTTAAAATTAAAAATCTAAAGCACTTTGTATCTCGCTTTTCAGCTAATGCCTCTAAATCTAAACAAGCTACTTCAAGGTTAAAACAATTAGATAAGATCACATTAGATGATATTAAACCCTCTTCAAGAGTAAGTCCATATATTATATTTAACCAAGAAAAAAAGATACATAGAAATATATTAGAGGTTGAAAACCTATCTAAGAGCTTT
This sequence is a window from Candidatus Vesicomyosocius sp. SY067_SCS001. Protein-coding genes within it:
- a CDS encoding ABC-F family ATPase, producing MISTANITMQFGEKPLFENISIKFQDGNRYGLIGANGCGKSTFMRILTGELIPSNGTVHISDGERLGILRQDQFSFENFSVIDTVIMGHHELWIIKKERDRIYALPEMSEEDGIKVAELEMKFSEMDGYMAESSASELLLGLDFPEEQHYGLMNKIAPGWKLRILLAQALFLDPDILLLDEPTNNLDIDSIRWLEDVLKERKATMIIISHDRHFLNGVCTHMSDLDYGALSTFPGNYDHFMIASTAIQEKMQADNAKKEVKIKNLKHFVSRFSANASKSKQATSRLKQLDKITLDDIKPSSRVSPYIIFNQEKKIHRNILEVENLSKSFNPKGDNEKDGKIEVLKNINFLFEAGDRIAVIGQNGIGKTTLLRTLVGEIKPDKGKIKWSENINIGYYAQDHSKEFEIDMSVLDWMSQFKSEKDDIQAMRAVLGKMLFGKKNIGKSVTTLSGGEKGRMLFGKLMLQKPNILVMDEPTNHLDIDSIEALNLALDNYKGSLIFVSHDREFVSSLSTKVLELKKDGMHYYSGNYEDYLVSK